A genomic window from Streptomyces misionensis includes:
- a CDS encoding HIT family protein, translated as MPDVFIDSFGARWQEPPPPRYRAAVLGINLTNALLNPSDDPALADIVARQTGHELTALRAAAHGRPVQLLVNCWYGRHRAPAIADAIGRRIREAGAHVQVTHHHINRPPVPRKHPRSDCPFCRIIHDGASATIVHEWSDALAIVPRSGGCTDGHLLVLPRGHVADFTTDPVVSATVQLRAAELAAQIGGQWNYLTSCGPDAAQTVFHLHGHLVPRTSGDGLALPWNHPNREQEAATAFMDPCPRMAQPPPAPRRRPLGADPSHPAGSPHARRLLTPPAPLCTAGQ; from the coding sequence GTGCCCGACGTGTTCATCGACTCCTTCGGCGCCCGCTGGCAGGAACCGCCGCCGCCCCGCTACCGCGCCGCCGTCCTCGGCATCAACCTCACCAACGCCCTGCTGAACCCGTCCGACGACCCGGCCCTCGCGGACATCGTCGCCCGCCAGACCGGACACGAACTCACCGCGCTGCGCGCCGCCGCGCACGGCCGCCCCGTCCAGCTCCTGGTGAACTGCTGGTACGGACGCCACCGCGCACCCGCCATCGCCGACGCCATCGGCCGCCGGATACGGGAGGCCGGCGCCCACGTGCAGGTCACCCACCACCACATCAACCGGCCGCCGGTCCCCCGCAAGCACCCGCGCTCCGACTGCCCGTTCTGCCGGATCATTCACGACGGGGCCTCGGCCACGATCGTCCACGAGTGGAGCGACGCACTCGCGATCGTGCCCCGCAGCGGCGGCTGCACCGACGGCCACCTCCTGGTCCTGCCCCGCGGCCACGTCGCCGACTTCACGACCGACCCCGTCGTCTCCGCCACCGTGCAGCTGCGCGCCGCCGAACTCGCCGCGCAGATCGGCGGCCAGTGGAACTACCTCACCTCCTGCGGCCCGGACGCCGCCCAGACCGTGTTCCACCTGCACGGCCACCTCGTGCCCCGCACCTCCGGGGACGGCCTCGCCCTGCCCTGGAACCACCCCAACCGCGAACAGGAGGCCGCCACCGCATTCATGGACCCGTGCCCACGGATGGCGCAACCTCCACCTGCACCCCGGCGGCGACCCCTCGGCGCAGATCCCTCGCATCCCGCGGGCAGTCCACACGCACGACGTCTTCTTACGCCACCCGCACCCTTGTGCACAGCCGGTCAGTGA
- a CDS encoding winged helix-turn-helix domain-containing protein: MSFEDAGSSPREHRKLTDPKAMRAVAHPTRLALLQALGRREPLTATEAAQMVGESPTNCAFHLRTLAKYGFVEEAGGGTGRSRPWRRAHIGFTFEDSDPAGDPETTIAAAVLSTVLWDSWVERIRKVGAMRSAFPEHWNKITSSAESIFYLTPEEAESFRTELTAILFRYRERLEDPSLRPEGAIPMELIQFTFPADALRPLED, from the coding sequence ATGTCTTTCGAAGATGCGGGATCCTCTCCACGCGAGCACCGCAAGCTCACTGACCCAAAGGCCATGCGGGCTGTCGCTCACCCCACTCGCCTCGCCCTGCTCCAAGCTCTGGGCCGGCGCGAGCCGCTGACCGCGACCGAAGCCGCGCAGATGGTGGGCGAGTCCCCGACGAACTGCGCTTTCCATCTACGCACCCTGGCCAAGTACGGCTTCGTCGAGGAGGCTGGGGGCGGCACCGGCCGCAGTCGCCCATGGCGGCGTGCTCACATCGGCTTCACTTTCGAGGATTCCGATCCCGCGGGCGACCCCGAAACCACGATCGCCGCTGCTGTGCTCAGCACTGTGCTGTGGGACTCATGGGTGGAACGGATCCGCAAGGTCGGTGCCATGCGATCCGCTTTCCCCGAGCACTGGAACAAGATCACCAGCTCTGCCGAGTCGATCTTCTACCTCACTCCGGAGGAAGCAGAGTCCTTCAGGACGGAGCTGACCGCCATTCTCTTCCGCTACCGCGAACGGCTCGAAGATCCGTCGCTGCGCCCCGAGGGCGCCATCCCGATGGAGCTGATCCAGTTCACCTTCCCCGCCGATGCTCTGCGCCCGCTGGAGGACTGA
- a CDS encoding MFS transporter, giving the protein MRALLARRDVRLLVLARLIDMAGSNALWIALGIRVKELTGSSSAAGLTFFAFILGTLGAPLGGALVDRLRRRPLLIVLNLVSVVLVLPLLLVHNRHDVWICYLVMTLYGLASGVTSSAMTAFTQTLIPPEHLGDANGLLQTLLQGLRLIAPLLGAGVLSAFGLGLLVVGDAATFALAALLIALIRQREDRPQPAQQEETGAHIAAGFRYIVRTPALRQFTVAVVLAVVAFGFCESVLFAVVDAGLHRPPTFLGILGSLQGAGAIVAGAAAAVFMRRAGEGRTVVLGLACAAAGFLLSAAPSLLAVAPGAVLIGASLPLIIAGAMTLFQRRTPASLMGRTDAALNVLIGVPQTAAIAGGAALIALVDYRVMLAVMGALVVASALYLATRTTHQPIETVVTARLAQGSGEGNPTTPPPHRR; this is encoded by the coding sequence GTGCGTGCCCTGCTTGCTCGCCGTGACGTCCGCCTGCTCGTCCTTGCCAGGTTGATCGACATGGCCGGGAGCAACGCCTTGTGGATTGCCCTCGGTATCCGGGTCAAGGAACTCACCGGCAGCAGTTCCGCCGCGGGCCTGACCTTCTTCGCCTTCATCCTCGGCACCCTGGGCGCTCCCCTGGGCGGCGCCCTGGTGGACCGATTACGCCGTCGGCCGCTGCTGATCGTCCTGAACCTGGTGTCCGTGGTGCTGGTCTTGCCGCTGCTGTTGGTGCACAACCGGCATGACGTCTGGATCTGCTACCTCGTCATGACTCTGTACGGGCTGGCCAGCGGCGTCACCAGTTCGGCCATGACCGCGTTCACACAGACGCTGATTCCACCGGAGCACTTGGGCGATGCCAACGGCCTCCTGCAGACCCTGCTGCAGGGCCTGCGCCTGATCGCACCTCTCCTGGGTGCAGGGGTGCTGTCCGCATTCGGCCTGGGTCTGCTAGTGGTAGGCGATGCGGCGACCTTCGCTCTCGCAGCCCTGCTCATTGCACTGATCCGGCAGCGGGAGGATCGCCCGCAGCCGGCGCAGCAAGAAGAAACTGGCGCCCACATCGCGGCCGGCTTCCGTTACATCGTGCGGACACCCGCCTTGCGCCAGTTCACCGTCGCCGTGGTGCTCGCTGTTGTTGCCTTCGGATTCTGCGAGTCAGTCCTCTTTGCCGTCGTCGACGCAGGACTGCACCGTCCGCCGACCTTCCTCGGCATCCTCGGCTCATTGCAGGGTGCAGGTGCGATCGTGGCTGGGGCGGCCGCCGCGGTGTTCATGCGACGTGCAGGGGAAGGGCGGACCGTGGTGCTAGGCCTGGCCTGCGCTGCCGCAGGCTTCCTCCTGAGCGCAGCCCCGTCTCTTCTGGCGGTCGCGCCGGGCGCCGTGCTCATCGGTGCCAGCCTGCCTCTGATCATTGCGGGAGCCATGACCCTTTTCCAGCGGCGCACGCCCGCCTCTCTGATGGGCCGCACCGATGCCGCGTTGAACGTGCTGATAGGAGTACCGCAGACTGCGGCCATCGCCGGCGGAGCGGCTTTGATCGCGCTGGTGGACTACCGCGTCATGCTCGCGGTGATGGGGGCCTTGGTGGTCGCCTCGGCGCTCTACCTGGCCACCCGCACCACTCACCAGCCGATCGAGACAGTAGTCACCGCACGGCTGGCGCAAGGGTCCGGCGAAGGGAATCCGACAACACCACCACCGCACCGCAGGTGA
- a CDS encoding ParA family protein: MPSSVLVVSTDPQGSTIWWADRVGDNLPFDFAAAHEDPDSLAGLKNLGAQIHVIANQKGGVGKTTTAVNLAAVTHDVLGQSDDRQHIFIDTPGSLENEHILAAALDVADDVLVPMPPEPLAFDPTARTIERVIVPRGLPYTVVINAWDPRDGKADLEDTIAYIDAMGWPRAKTVIRRYKIHTRAASEGKVVTQYADNGTTLRAREDYFRLALERGYGGRR, translated from the coding sequence ATGCCCTCATCTGTCCTCGTCGTGTCCACCGACCCGCAAGGGTCCACAATTTGGTGGGCCGACCGCGTCGGCGACAACCTTCCCTTCGACTTCGCCGCTGCCCACGAAGACCCCGACAGCCTCGCCGGCCTGAAAAACCTCGGCGCGCAGATCCACGTCATTGCCAACCAGAAGGGCGGCGTCGGGAAGACCACCACGGCCGTTAACCTCGCCGCCGTCACCCACGACGTCCTCGGCCAGAGCGACGACCGGCAGCACATCTTTATCGACACCCCCGGCAGCCTGGAGAACGAGCACATCCTCGCCGCAGCTCTCGACGTCGCCGACGACGTTCTCGTCCCGATGCCGCCCGAACCGCTCGCCTTCGACCCGACCGCTCGCACCATCGAACGTGTCATCGTCCCCCGCGGTCTGCCCTACACCGTCGTCATCAACGCCTGGGACCCGCGCGACGGCAAAGCCGACCTCGAGGACACGATCGCCTACATCGACGCGATGGGATGGCCCCGCGCGAAGACCGTCATCCGCCGCTACAAGATCCACACCCGTGCGGCATCCGAAGGCAAGGTCGTCACCCAATACGCCGACAACGGAACCACCCTCCGCGCACGCGAGGACTACTTCCGTCTCGCCCTTGAGCGCGGCTACGGAGGGCGCCGCTGA
- a CDS encoding ParB/RepB/Spo0J family partition protein produces MAGKRVSLASLAASKVEAVPGASRPELIHVHPDLVAPTPLNPRRAFDEAELVELGEDMRNGQLQPCVAVNKTAYLKLYPEHADQLPDTCRYVMAAGERRWRAARQVGLGNLDLMLRHDLTETRVRFLAAVLSENVQRANFNPIEEADGLRAMLELHDGNQAAAARAMGKSKAWFNQRIGLLRLSDEMVQLVLQGELTAFREMRRYAAMPRDEQYAAWKADQEQPRPSKPEPGSPAREPIESSEMYTAVYTPNTPASASQPAADSPPAPDERTGSAPVSAQSDTKLEAAPPKQTSTVPAQAAESAGRQPATFPYHDAVFAAQLLVREMPQDQLDLLTDLLAEQRSRKTAETV; encoded by the coding sequence ATGGCAGGCAAGCGCGTATCCCTCGCCTCTCTCGCCGCAAGCAAGGTAGAGGCTGTCCCCGGGGCCAGCCGCCCCGAGCTCATCCACGTACACCCCGACCTCGTTGCCCCCACGCCTCTCAACCCGCGCCGAGCGTTCGACGAAGCCGAACTTGTCGAACTCGGTGAGGACATGCGTAACGGGCAGCTCCAGCCCTGCGTTGCCGTGAACAAGACGGCTTACCTCAAGCTGTACCCGGAGCACGCAGACCAGCTGCCCGACACCTGCCGGTACGTCATGGCCGCCGGCGAACGGCGCTGGCGCGCCGCCCGTCAAGTCGGCCTCGGCAACCTCGACCTGATGCTGCGGCATGACCTCACCGAGACTCGCGTCCGCTTCCTCGCCGCGGTCCTGTCGGAGAACGTGCAGCGCGCCAACTTCAACCCCATCGAAGAAGCCGACGGCCTACGCGCCATGCTCGAGCTCCACGACGGCAACCAGGCGGCCGCCGCCCGCGCGATGGGCAAGTCGAAGGCGTGGTTCAACCAGCGGATCGGACTGCTGCGCCTGTCCGACGAGATGGTGCAGCTTGTCCTTCAAGGAGAGCTGACCGCGTTCCGGGAGATGCGACGCTACGCCGCTATGCCACGGGACGAGCAATACGCCGCGTGGAAGGCAGACCAAGAACAGCCCCGCCCCAGCAAGCCCGAACCGGGTTCACCTGCGCGGGAGCCGATTGAATCCTCAGAGATGTATACCGCGGTATACACGCCCAATACCCCGGCCTCTGCGTCACAGCCCGCCGCGGACAGTCCGCCAGCACCGGACGAACGGACCGGGTCCGCCCCGGTCTCTGCACAGTCCGATACGAAGCTGGAAGCGGCGCCACCGAAGCAGACGTCCACTGTTCCCGCCCAGGCTGCTGAGTCAGCAGGACGGCAACCGGCGACGTTCCCCTACCACGACGCCGTGTTCGCGGCCCAACTCTTGGTCCGCGAGATGCCTCAAGACCAGCTTGACCTGCTGACTGACCTCTTGGCCGAACAGCGGTCCAGGAAGACAGCGGAGACCGTCTGA